The Polluticoccus soli sequence ACAATATCTACTTTAACCAGGGACAATATCAACCCGGTACAACGGGGGGTAAACGATTGCTTGCTCACGAATTGACGCACGTGGTACAGCAAGGTGCTGCAATACAGCGCAGTTCTATTCCACAGATATCACAACGTCCTCCCCCCGGCCCTGCCATACAAGGCCTGGGTATACAAGACGTTTTAGACTACTTTGCAGACAAGGCCAACAACATACCAGGCTTTGCACTGCTTACTTTCATTATTGGTGTCAATCCAATAAACTGGCGCGATGTGCCGCGCACCCCTATCAATCTCTTCCGCGGGATCATTGGTTTGATACCCGGCGGCAACTTGATTTTCGAAGCACTCCAAAACCACGGCATCCTCGATCGCGTAGGCAACTGGATGATGGGCAAATTCTCTGAGCTGGGAATGGCTGCAAGCCTATTCGGTGACGCTATCGACAGGTTTATTGATTCGCTAAGTTGGACTGACATTTTCGATCTCGGTGACGTATGGAATCGGGCCAAACGCATTTTCACCGAACCGATAGACCGCATTATCAGCTTTATTACAAGCCTTGTTCGAGACATCATCGTCTTCATCAAAGATGCAATACTGCGTCCGCTGGCTAGCCTGGCTGAAGGCACGCGCGGTTACGATCTGTTGAAGGCTGTATTAGGCCAGGACCCGATAACCGGCGACCCAGTGCCACGCACAGCCGATACACTCATAGGCGGATTCATGAAGCTGATAGGCCAGGAAGAAATATGGGAGAACATCAAGAAAGGTAACGCGATTCCACGCGCATGGGCATGGTTCCAGGGAGCTCTATCCGGTTTGCTTGGCTTCGTAAGACAAATTCCAACTCTATTTGTACGGGCGCTCACCTCGCTCGAACTGATGGATATTGTATTGGTACCAAGGGCATTTGCAAAAATAGCTGGTGTGTTTGGCAGCTTCATCATGGACTTCATGAGATGGGCGGGCAACACCGTGTGGGATCTGCTGGAAATACTATTCTCGGTAGTAGCACCGGGCGCAATGCCATACCTGCGACGCGCAGCCGGCGCATTCCGGTCCATCCTCGCCAATCCAATAGGCTTTATCGGCAACCTTGTTCGCGCAGGCATTATGGGCTTCAGGCAATTCGCGTCACGCTTCCTGTCGCATTTACGAAACAGTTTGATACAGTGGATAACGGGAGCGCTGTCTGGCGCCAATATTTACATACCGCAGTCGCTGACGGTGATGGAGATCATCAAGTTCGTACTATCAGTGCTTGGACTCACTTGGCAGAATATCAGGCAAAAACTGGTGCGTGCGGTTGGCGAACGCGTAGTAATGGCCATGGAAGCAACTTTCGATATTGTGAAGACGCTCATAACGCAGGGTCCGGCAGCGGCATGGGAAAAGATACAGGAAGCCATCAGCAACCTGCAGCAAATGGTGATGCAAGGTATTATGGAATTTGTGAGCACACGGATAGTACAAGCCGCTATTACAAGACTGCTTACAAGCCTCAACCCTGCAGGTGCCTTTATACAGGCTATCATCGCTATCTACAATACCATCATGTTCTTTATCGAAAGACTGAGACAGATAACGCAGGTAGCCGTGGCGTTCATGAACTCCATCATGGCCATCGCGTCCGGCAATCTGGCAGCAGCAGCCAACCGTGTAGAACAAACCATGGCTGGTATGCTTACGCTCGTCATCAGCTTCCTGGCACGATTGGTAGGATTAGGCAGAGTGAGTGATGCCATCACCAACGTTATTAACCGCATCAGGCAGCCAATAGATCGTGCACTTGATCGCGTCATAGATTGGATCATCAGTACCGCAAGACGTTTGGGCAGGTTTGTTGTGCAGTCTGTTGCAGGTTGGCTTGGATTGAGAAAGCAACTCCGGTCGACGGACGGTGTGCAACACACACTATACTTTGCAGGTTCACCACCAAGACTGATGATAGCCACAACACCAATGCCAGTGCGCGACTACATAACGGGCATAAAACGCGATAACAATTTGACAGACGCGCAAGTTGGACCATCCTTGCAGGTAGTCGGACAGATAGAAGCCAAGCAAGCTGAGAACCATGTGGACGAGAACAAAAAAGCACAGCAGGTCAATGAGATCAACACGTTGCTGGTAGACCTTGCAATGAAAATGGCAGTAATACCGTTGGGACCATCGACCGCTAACTCTGGTCACCTCTTTGGTGGTTTGCATGGAGAATGGGGCACATCAGCAACCGTTATATTTAAACAGAAACCTTTTGACCGAGGATCTGAGCCTGCGGTGAACTCGCCTAACTTCAGCTACATCAATGTACGGAAGGATGGCAGTGGATCTTACTATGTGAAAGGCCACCTGCTGAACGATAACCTCGGCGGACCGGGCAATACGTGGGCCAACCTGACGCCTATCAACCGTGACGCTAACAAGAACCACCAGCTGAATTTTGAAGACGCTGTGAAAACAGCTGTTAACGGCAGTCCTGCGCGCGGTGCAGCAACCAGTAGTGGTCCGAGATTTGGATACATGAAGTCATTCAGTGTAACAGTAGCGGTGGGACGCGGTGTGCCTATGAGTCTCCGGATATTGCGAGGAGAAACTGATAAGGAAGCCTCAGACATACCGGGCTGGCAGTCTGGCTGGGACATACAGGAGGTGACAGACCTGTTGACAGCAGAACAATATGTACCAAACTCACTTCGATGCAGCGCCACTGTTAAAGGAGCATCTGGCGGCGAGCAAAGTGTGTCCAGCGGCGTAACGAACGATATCGGCTACGGAGACATGACCAAATACCAGCTAGGCCTGCGTCCGAAAACACCTGTTGTACTTGCGAACCTTTTCAATGATAATGCGAACAATGACAACGAGCGGGCTGCACCATTTATGGCTCTTACAGGCATAGGCAAAGTCCGTGCACTAAATATCTTCGACGCACTGATGAACAAAGGCAGGATCACTAACGGCATCGCCGACATAGGTATATTAATGACAACGCTCAACAAACAAAACCCGGGCAAGTTGATCTCTTCTGGCGTTGTACCTGACGATAAGAGAAACAAGGCAAAGACAAAAAGAAATAACAGATAACTGAAACCTACAATCCGCTGAAATCCAAGCCAGTCAAGGGTTACTGCGCTCTCCCAAATATGAGGAAAAAAAATTTTTGGATTATATTAAGTAATTTATCCGTTACTTTGTATCGCAAAAATTTTTACAACTCTCTTTCGAACCAACGTCAAAAGATGAAAAAAACCTCCCTGATATTGTCTGAAGTGCTGCCGGCTCAAACCGGCGCCGGACACGGGTTTTTTGCTGGAACCTCTACAGTTTCAGTTTTTTGTTTCCGCCCTACTTCCTTCTGGGTGCGACGTTGATACTCACGTATTCCAACGGTAACTGACTGTTGAAGAGATCCGCTTAGGATCTTCAAAAATCGTATGCATTAGCTGTGTTTTAGCCACGGCAATGGTATCTGCTATTTAACATTTTCAAAATGAACGGAAACTTCGTCGTAATGGTGGCTGATGGCCGCCATACGGGGTATGCCAGCGCTATTTGCGAAGAAATGTCTTCTTCGGCCAAAGCGCGTGGTACCGGCATCGCCCGCCGCACCCCTGAATATATTGCCACCAAAATCCTGGAAGGCAAAGCTGTGATCGCCCTGACTACTGAAGGCCAATGGGCTGGGTTCTGCTATATCGAAACATGGAGCCATGATGAGTATGTGGCAAACTCCGGACTCATTGTGTCGCCCGTGTTCCGAAAGAGCGGACTAGCTAAACAGATCAAGCAAAAGATCTTCGAAC is a genomic window containing:
- a CDS encoding eCIS core domain-containing protein, with translation MLTAAAKISKPASKNTVQRKAQPAVSAPSRISFLGNNNSLQLKPELSNTFVNANNTITTLSAQPSRQTIIQPKVNEHFVRPIVQTKIEIGAPNDRYEQEADSVAEKVVTTPDSAVTVSAPTSTGIKRKTAHPGIVYPMRISRIAMKRVQCQRTRKVTTNTPAARPLNIEAKLNSTAGRGSPMDAKTRAFMEPRFGADFSGVRIHTDRTAAQMNNALGSYAFAYNNNIYFNQGQYQPGTTGGKRLLAHELTHVVQQGAAIQRSSIPQISQRPPPGPAIQGLGIQDVLDYFADKANNIPGFALLTFIIGVNPINWRDVPRTPINLFRGIIGLIPGGNLIFEALQNHGILDRVGNWMMGKFSELGMAASLFGDAIDRFIDSLSWTDIFDLGDVWNRAKRIFTEPIDRIISFITSLVRDIIVFIKDAILRPLASLAEGTRGYDLLKAVLGQDPITGDPVPRTADTLIGGFMKLIGQEEIWENIKKGNAIPRAWAWFQGALSGLLGFVRQIPTLFVRALTSLELMDIVLVPRAFAKIAGVFGSFIMDFMRWAGNTVWDLLEILFSVVAPGAMPYLRRAAGAFRSILANPIGFIGNLVRAGIMGFRQFASRFLSHLRNSLIQWITGALSGANIYIPQSLTVMEIIKFVLSVLGLTWQNIRQKLVRAVGERVVMAMEATFDIVKTLITQGPAAAWEKIQEAISNLQQMVMQGIMEFVSTRIVQAAITRLLTSLNPAGAFIQAIIAIYNTIMFFIERLRQITQVAVAFMNSIMAIASGNLAAAANRVEQTMAGMLTLVISFLARLVGLGRVSDAITNVINRIRQPIDRALDRVIDWIISTARRLGRFVVQSVAGWLGLRKQLRSTDGVQHTLYFAGSPPRLMIATTPMPVRDYITGIKRDNNLTDAQVGPSLQVVGQIEAKQAENHVDENKKAQQVNEINTLLVDLAMKMAVIPLGPSTANSGHLFGGLHGEWGTSATVIFKQKPFDRGSEPAVNSPNFSYINVRKDGSGSYYVKGHLLNDNLGGPGNTWANLTPINRDANKNHQLNFEDAVKTAVNGSPARGAATSSGPRFGYMKSFSVTVAVGRGVPMSLRILRGETDKEASDIPGWQSGWDIQEVTDLLTAEQYVPNSLRCSATVKGASGGEQSVSSGVTNDIGYGDMTKYQLGLRPKTPVVLANLFNDNANNDNERAAPFMALTGIGKVRALNIFDALMNKGRITNGIADIGILMTTLNKQNPGKLISSGVVPDDKRNKAKTKRNNR